From a single bacterium genomic region:
- a CDS encoding ribonuclease HII — protein MALIPASPGVIGMDEVGRGPLAGPVVACAFICLSDKFAVTVADSKQLNLPARQRCYDQLEQARQKGFCDWVIAEVDAGEIDRINILTASLLAMQQAWHGLMERGHECRESWVDGNCAPTIAARAHTLVKGDALRQDIAAASIIAKLWRDTLMARLDAEHPGYGWARNAGYGTALHMEGLARLGPSPYHRHSFAPVREALLKREPQLQPA, from the coding sequence ATGGCTCTGATCCCCGCTTCACCCGGCGTCATTGGCATGGATGAAGTGGGGCGTGGCCCGCTCGCCGGCCCGGTGGTCGCCTGCGCCTTCATTTGCCTTTCGGATAAATTCGCCGTCACCGTGGCCGATTCCAAGCAGCTGAACCTTCCCGCTCGCCAGCGCTGTTATGACCAACTCGAACAGGCGCGTCAAAAAGGTTTTTGCGACTGGGTAATTGCCGAAGTGGATGCAGGGGAGATCGATCGCATCAACATCCTCACCGCCAGCCTCCTTGCCATGCAGCAGGCGTGGCATGGGCTGATGGAACGCGGCCACGAGTGCCGTGAAAGCTGGGTGGATGGCAATTGCGCGCCCACCATCGCCGCCCGCGCTCATACGCTGGTAAAGGGTGACGCCCTTCGTCAGGATATCGCCGCGGCCTCCATCATCGCAAAACTCTGGCGCGATACGCTGATGGCCAGGCTGGATGCTGAACATCCCGGCTACGGCTGGGCCCGCAATGCGGGATATGGCACCGCGCTGCATATGGAAGGCCTTGCCCGCCTGGGCCCAAGCCCCTATCATCGCCATAGCTTCGCCCCTGTGCGCGAGGCACTGCTGAAACGGGAACCCCAGTTGCAACCGGCCTGA
- a CDS encoding DUF721 domain-containing protein codes for MEQDNKPDAVTAVRRRFKPTSVERCAAPLISKAMGKRPALGWQLKRDWHQIVGESLSRCCYPSRLRGTQANPSETLVLLVLPAWAAEIQHHSEVILEKIAVYAGYRAIQRLHLQHTHTIPNPLKKHAELIPPPAAELPAPIAAQVGDIEHEALKSRLLSLARYVYAPPPQPNKPNNKNRP; via the coding sequence ATGGAACAGGACAACAAACCCGATGCCGTAACCGCCGTTCGACGGCGCTTCAAGCCAACATCCGTGGAACGTTGCGCCGCCCCACTCATTTCCAAGGCAATGGGCAAGCGCCCGGCGCTGGGATGGCAGCTCAAGCGCGACTGGCACCAGATCGTGGGCGAATCCCTCAGCCGTTGCTGCTACCCTTCCCGCCTGCGCGGAACGCAGGCCAATCCTTCGGAAACCCTGGTTCTGCTCGTACTCCCCGCCTGGGCGGCGGAAATCCAGCACCATAGCGAGGTCATCCTGGAGAAAATCGCCGTCTATGCGGGCTATCGCGCCATCCAGCGCCTGCATCTTCAGCATACCCACACCATTCCCAATCCGCTGAAAAAACATGCCGAGCTCATTCCCCCTCCGGCGGCTGAATTGCCTGCACCTATCGCCGCCCAGGTTGGGGATATCGAGCATGAGGCGCTTAAATCGCGGCTGCTTTCACTCGCGCGGTACGTCTATGCCCCGCCCCCTCAGCCGAACAAGCCGAATAACAAAAACCGCCCTTGA
- a CDS encoding transglycosylase SLT domain-containing protein: MSRTQDIKHAVARKLNGFFQAGLFRKIPWLATACVMIATSSLTYVAANSYWGRGDLSGLLSHVSGGIGNMFGKRSYAVLSHEDREYYRAAFKAASRGDFASAKASAALAVNNILSADVEAVALLHTEKPDDAAMQDWLARNPDHPMSERLAARMGIDIKAPRQAARNHYLTDEVATANPAKYSDAGRRLEYRYASLTSWDKRSGAEALWQRIHKKVRAGDMDDAETMLKMEEASPSLSNAERDVVRASLASGYFADGDDAKALDLAVKSIGSSGQKIPYAYWVAGIASWRMGHIDQAAIYFSELANIKKLSDWERASASFWASRAYTTLGNDDKADQYLRKAASLPQTFYGLLASHQLHLAQQREFADRFGMDISGLMHYTGVKRAIALTEVDETELAARELEVLAEQIPSTQHAMLLELAGDLSLPPVKLESRIAELRRAKAVSPLARFGWSNKPTQVDPFLLVALAHQESGLNPKAVSPSGAVGLMQLMPSTAQYVARRESIPFGGPADLMNPITNLRLGQAYISYLMEQNDIGNNLVFVTAAYNAGPGNFVRWQQRLSTIKDPLLYIESLPSRETRYYVKQVMTNYWIASLKQEKNPETLDALADGYWPSYQAHKPVSAVPLPKPETKSL; this comes from the coding sequence ATGTCCCGTACACAAGACATCAAACACGCGGTAGCACGCAAGCTGAACGGCTTTTTCCAGGCCGGTCTCTTCCGTAAAATTCCCTGGCTTGCCACTGCCTGCGTGATGATTGCAACCAGCAGCCTTACCTATGTCGCCGCCAACAGTTATTGGGGACGCGGGGATTTGTCTGGCCTGCTGTCGCATGTCAGCGGCGGCATCGGCAACATGTTCGGCAAGCGCAGCTACGCCGTTCTCAGCCATGAGGACCGTGAATATTACCGCGCCGCCTTCAAGGCTGCTTCCAGGGGCGATTTCGCCAGCGCCAAAGCCAGCGCTGCCCTGGCGGTCAACAACATCCTCAGCGCCGATGTGGAAGCCGTGGCCCTGCTGCATACGGAAAAACCGGACGATGCCGCCATGCAGGACTGGCTCGCCCGCAACCCCGACCACCCGATGAGCGAGCGCCTCGCCGCCCGCATGGGCATTGACATCAAGGCTCCCCGTCAGGCAGCCCGCAACCATTACCTGACCGACGAGGTCGCCACCGCCAACCCCGCCAAATACAGCGATGCAGGCCGCCGCCTGGAGTACCGCTACGCCAGCCTTACCAGCTGGGACAAGCGCAGCGGCGCGGAAGCCCTCTGGCAGCGCATCCATAAAAAAGTCCGCGCCGGTGATATGGACGATGCTGAAACCATGCTGAAAATGGAAGAAGCCTCCCCGAGCCTCAGCAATGCCGAGCGCGACGTGGTGCGTGCCAGCCTGGCAAGCGGCTATTTCGCCGATGGCGACGATGCCAAGGCGCTTGACCTGGCGGTGAAATCCATCGGCTCTTCCGGCCAGAAAATTCCTTATGCCTACTGGGTTGCCGGCATCGCCTCCTGGCGCATGGGTCATATCGATCAGGCCGCGATTTATTTCAGCGAACTCGCCAACATCAAAAAACTGTCCGACTGGGAACGCGCCAGCGCCAGCTTCTGGGCCTCCCGCGCTTACACCACGCTCGGCAATGACGACAAGGCCGACCAGTATCTTCGCAAGGCGGCATCCCTGCCGCAAACCTTCTACGGCCTGCTTGCCAGCCACCAGCTTCACCTGGCCCAGCAGCGCGAATTCGCCGACCGCTTCGGCATGGATATCTCCGGCCTGATGCACTATACCGGCGTCAAGCGCGCCATCGCGCTGACGGAAGTGGACGAAACCGAACTCGCCGCCCGTGAGCTGGAAGTACTGGCCGAGCAGATCCCCTCCACCCAGCATGCCATGCTGCTGGAACTGGCCGGCGACCTGAGCCTGCCCCCGGTTAAGCTGGAATCCCGCATTGCTGAGCTTCGCCGCGCCAAAGCCGTTTCGCCATTGGCCCGTTTCGGCTGGAGCAACAAACCCACCCAGGTTGATCCTTTCCTGCTCGTCGCCCTCGCCCACCAGGAATCCGGCCTGAATCCCAAGGCCGTCAGCCCTTCCGGCGCGGTTGGCCTGATGCAGCTTATGCCGTCGACGGCGCAATATGTTGCCCGGCGCGAATCCATCCCCTTTGGCGGCCCGGCTGATCTGATGAACCCCATCACGAACCTCCGCCTCGGCCAGGCCTATATCAGCTACCTGATGGAACAGAACGATATCGGCAATAACCTGGTGTTCGTCACGGCCGCTTACAATGCGGGCCCGGGCAATTTCGTGCGCTGGCAGCAACGCCTCAGCACCATCAAGGATCCGCTGCTTTACATCGAAAGCCTCCCCTCGCGTGAGACCCGTTACTACGTCAAGCAGGTGATGACCAATTACTGGATCGCCAGCCTGAAACAGGAAAAGAACCCCGAAACGCTGGATGCCCTGGCCGATGGCTACTGGCCGTCCTACCAGGCGCACAAGCCCGTATCGGCGGTTCCCCTTCCCAAACCCGAAACCAAAAGCCTCTAA
- a CDS encoding thioredoxin domain-containing protein produces the protein MHSRSLAMNILPRFALIFATFFAAPAFAADQPAPAAPAKPITAEQQAAALAKTAWDRQLGNADAKVKLVEYASLSCPHCAHFHTTIMPEIKKNYIDTGKAVLVYRDFPLNEPALRGAMIARCAPENRYFTFVAALYKQQPDWAYDTKFLEKLQRIARLGGMSDDAFKKCLADTALEKQILEQKQKAMQVLGVMSTPTLFINGQQLKGARDYADTAAAIDAALGIKPAPKAGEKAPEAAAAPAPAAAPAPAAK, from the coding sequence ATGCACAGCCGGAGCCTGGCCATGAACATCCTGCCTCGTTTTGCCCTTATTTTCGCCACTTTCTTCGCCGCACCGGCTTTCGCGGCCGACCAGCCCGCCCCTGCGGCCCCGGCCAAACCCATCACGGCAGAGCAGCAGGCCGCCGCCCTGGCCAAAACCGCGTGGGACCGCCAGCTCGGCAATGCCGACGCCAAGGTGAAACTCGTGGAATATGCCTCGCTTTCCTGCCCGCACTGCGCGCATTTCCACACCACCATCATGCCCGAGATCAAAAAGAACTACATCGACACCGGCAAGGCCGTCCTGGTTTACCGCGATTTCCCCCTGAACGAACCAGCCCTGCGCGGCGCCATGATCGCCCGCTGCGCGCCGGAAAACCGTTATTTCACCTTCGTGGCCGCGCTTTACAAGCAACAGCCGGATTGGGCATACGACACGAAATTCCTCGAAAAACTCCAGCGCATCGCCCGCCTTGGCGGCATGTCGGATGACGCCTTCAAAAAATGCCTGGCCGACACCGCCCTGGAAAAGCAGATTCTCGAGCAAAAACAAAAGGCCATGCAGGTGCTGGGCGTCATGTCCACGCCGACGCTCTTCATCAACGGCCAGCAGCTGAAAGGCGCGCGTGATTATGCGGACACCGCCGCCGCCATCGATGCGGCGCTGGGCATCAAGCCTGCGCCCAAAGCAGGGGAAAAGGCACCTGAGGCGGCCGCCGCTCCGGCTCCCGCAGCCGCTCCTGCCCCTGCTGCAAAATAG
- a CDS encoding uracil-DNA glycosylase: MPKAETAISISAPDAEITADGVTAWLEWYRMAGVEEGIADTPMPAAWLPAEPPVKATAKPTAERSAAPLPRLEPLPVQPYIAPQGGNAAIPMQNPRASAKQAGEMAQKALTLAELHDAIRAFDGCALKRTATNTVIADGVPDNGILLIGEAPGSEEDARGIPFCGPSGKLLDKMLKSIGLNRQNSYITNSLYWRPPGNRKPSTEELQSCQPFVWRHIELIKPKIVIMVGGTSASSLLDTPLGITRLRGKQHQLTTPGGASVPAFALYHPSYLLRQPSHKRYAWHDLLQIKGFLS, from the coding sequence ATGCCCAAAGCTGAAACCGCTATTTCCATTTCCGCGCCGGATGCGGAGATTACCGCCGACGGCGTAACCGCCTGGCTGGAATGGTACCGCATGGCCGGGGTGGAAGAAGGCATTGCCGACACCCCCATGCCCGCTGCATGGCTGCCTGCGGAACCTCCGGTGAAAGCCACCGCCAAACCCACTGCCGAACGTTCCGCCGCTCCGTTACCCAGGCTGGAACCTCTGCCCGTTCAACCCTACATCGCTCCTCAGGGCGGCAATGCGGCCATCCCCATGCAAAACCCGCGCGCCAGCGCCAAGCAAGCCGGAGAAATGGCCCAGAAGGCGCTAACGCTGGCTGAACTCCACGATGCCATCCGTGCCTTCGACGGCTGCGCCCTCAAACGCACCGCCACCAACACCGTCATCGCCGACGGCGTGCCCGACAACGGCATCCTGCTGATCGGCGAGGCCCCCGGCAGCGAGGAGGACGCCCGCGGCATCCCCTTCTGCGGCCCAAGCGGCAAATTGCTGGACAAAATGCTGAAATCCATCGGCCTCAACCGGCAGAACAGCTACATCACCAACAGCCTCTACTGGCGCCCGCCCGGCAACCGCAAGCCCAGCACCGAGGAACTGCAAAGCTGCCAGCCGTTCGTCTGGCGGCATATCGAGCTGATCAAGCCCAAAATCGTCATCATGGTAGGCGGCACCTCGGCATCCAGCCTGCTGGACACCCCGCTTGGCATCACCCGCCTGCGCGGCAAGCAGCATCAGCTCACCACGCCGGGCGGCGCCAGCGTCCCGGCTTTTGCCCTGTATCACCCTTCCTACCTGCTCCGCCAGCCTTCGCATAAGCGCTATGCGTGGCACGATCTCCTTCAAATCAAAGGATTTTTATCCTGA